Proteins co-encoded in one Hyla sarda isolate aHylSar1 chromosome 4, aHylSar1.hap1, whole genome shotgun sequence genomic window:
- the C4H15orf61 gene encoding uncharacterized protein C15orf61 homolog isoform X2: protein MQLVKKAHDALLRLLLFPFFRHPRPDASEVLTQHLLQRGLPHWTSFCIKYSTVNNDQFGLSNFNWEVNGTNYHILRTGCFPFIKYHCSRAAPQDLHLHNHFFTTLKAINLGIPTLMYGLGSWLFARVTETVPTRCGPVTIYFLIKEDEGAMF from the exons ATGCAATTGGTGAAGAAAGCCCATGATGCATTGCTTCGCCTCCTTCTCTTCCCATTCTTCAGACACCCTCGTCCTGACGCCTCTGAGGTCCTGACCCAGCACCTTCTGcagcggggcctgccgcactggaCTTCTTTCTGCATCAAGTACAGTACTGTTAACAATGACCAGTTTGGCTTATCAAACTTCAACTGGGAAGTGAATGGCACAAATTACCATATCCTGCGGACGGGCTGCTTCCCATTCATTAAATATCACTGTTCCCGTGCTGCCCCCCAGGACCTGCATCTTCACAACCACTTCTTTACCACACTAAAAGCCATAAATCTAG GGATCCCCACTCTCATGTACGGCCTGGGATCCTGGCTGTTTGCCCGAGTCACCGAGACTGTTCCTACCCGCTGTGGACCGGTGACCATCTACTTTCTGATCAAGGAGGACGAAGGAGCCATGTTCTGA
- the C4H15orf61 gene encoding uncharacterized protein C15orf61 homolog isoform X1, whose product MYYDNYDMQLVKKAHDALLRLLLFPFFRHPRPDASEVLTQHLLQRGLPHWTSFCIKYSTVNNDQFGLSNFNWEVNGTNYHILRTGCFPFIKYHCSRAAPQDLHLHNHFFTTLKAINLGIPTLMYGLGSWLFARVTETVPTRCGPVTIYFLIKEDEGAMF is encoded by the exons ACATGCAATTGGTGAAGAAAGCCCATGATGCATTGCTTCGCCTCCTTCTCTTCCCATTCTTCAGACACCCTCGTCCTGACGCCTCTGAGGTCCTGACCCAGCACCTTCTGcagcggggcctgccgcactggaCTTCTTTCTGCATCAAGTACAGTACTGTTAACAATGACCAGTTTGGCTTATCAAACTTCAACTGGGAAGTGAATGGCACAAATTACCATATCCTGCGGACGGGCTGCTTCCCATTCATTAAATATCACTGTTCCCGTGCTGCCCCCCAGGACCTGCATCTTCACAACCACTTCTTTACCACACTAAAAGCCATAAATCTAG GGATCCCCACTCTCATGTACGGCCTGGGATCCTGGCTGTTTGCCCGAGTCACCGAGACTGTTCCTACCCGCTGTGGACCGGTGACCATCTACTTTCTGATCAAGGAGGACGAAGGAGCCATGTTCTGA